A genomic stretch from Psilocybe cubensis strain MGC-MH-2018 chromosome 1, whole genome shotgun sequence includes:
- a CDS encoding putative transporter (putative transporter YIL166C), with protein MTTILVNHKDTKRISVASSSEKLSNFSTDNNGDIPSLGMPVDAKAFGFLSLWRQDKKDLDAVATQPSVFDDPTTLEIYRPPPQYENTHRFDPLARWTWREEKRVLRKIDIRIMLWAFIMFFSLELDRSNLSQANADNILNDLGLSTNDFNLGNILFRLSFLLAEFLTGRASFTIDIKTGGSRRMDTLPGKIIILMLLASLKSNQMVLWSAVSTSQFWLSGRRSFLACRCLLGFMQGGFIPDIVLYLSYFYTKNELPIRLAFFWVSNYTSDIVSAFLATGILRLRGVGGRAGWRYLFLLEGILTLAVGLLSFALMPPGPTQTKAWYRPEGWFTASLEKKL; from the exons ATGACTACAATATTGGTCAATCACAAGGACACAAAAAGAATCTCTGTCGCTAGCAGCAGCGAAAAACTCTCCAATTTCTCCACAGACAATAATGGGGACATTCCCAGCCTAGGGATGCCAGTGGATGCTAAGGCATTTGGCTTTTTGTCACTCTGGAGGCAAGATAAAAAGGACTTGGACGCTGTAGCAACACAGCCATCGGTGTTTGATGACCCCACAACACTTGAGATCTACCGACCACCTCCACAGTACGAAAATACACATCGTTTCGACCCGCTTGCACGCTGGACATGGAGAGAGGAGAAG CGTGTCTTGAGAAAGATTGACATTCGAATCATGTTGTGGGCATTTATCATGTTTTTCTCCCTGGAGCTCGATCGCAGCAACCTTAGTCAAGCCAATGCCGATAATATTTTAAACGACCTGGGCCTGTCAACTAACGACTTCAACCTTGGAAATATTTTATTCCGCCTATCTTTTCTGCTTGCAG AATTTCTCACTGGCAGAGCTTCCTTCACAATTGATATCAAAACGGGTGGGTCCAGACGTATGGATACCTTGCCAGGCAAGATTATCATTCTTATGTTGCTTGCCTCACTAAAATCAAACCAGATGGTTCTCTGGAGTGCAGTTTCTACTTCTCAGTTCTGGTTATCTGGAAGACGAAGCTTTCTAGCATGCAG GTGTCTCCTTGGATTTATGCAAGGCGGTTTCATTCCCGACATTGTACTATATCTTTCGTATTTCTACACCAAGAATGAAC TGCCTATCAGACTAGCTTTCTTCTGGGTATCTAATTATACCTCAGATATAGTAAGCGCCTTCCTGGCCACTGGAATTTTGCGACTACGAGGAGTCGGTGGACGAGCAGGATGGCgctatctctttcttttggaGGGCATATTAACATTGGCTGTCGGGCTCTTGTCCTTTGCCCTGATGCCACCCGGACCAACACAAACAAAAGCATGGTACAGACCGGAAGGATGGTTTACCGCAAG CTTAGAGAAGAAGTTATAA